One window of Mesoplodon densirostris isolate mMesDen1 chromosome 15, mMesDen1 primary haplotype, whole genome shotgun sequence genomic DNA carries:
- the RNF185 gene encoding E3 ubiquitin-protein ligase RNF185, which translates to MASKGPSASASPENSSAGGPSGSSNGAGESGGQDSTFECNICLDTAKDAVISLCGHLFCWPCLHQWLETRPNRQVCPVCKAGISRDKVIPLYGRGSTGQQDPREKTPPRPQGQRPEPENRGGFQGFGFGDGGFQMSFGIGAFPFGIFATAFNINDGRPPPAVPGTPQYVDEQFLSRLFLFVALVIMFWLLIA; encoded by the exons ATGGCAAGCAAAGGGCCCTCGGCCTCTGCATCTCCTGAGAACTCTAGTGCAGGGGGACCCAGCGGCAGCAGCAATGGTGCTGGTGAGAGCGGAGGTCAGGACAGTACCTTCGAGTGCAACATCTGCCTGGACACAGCCAAGGATGCCGTCATCAGCCTGTGTGGCCACCTCTTCTG TTGGCCATGTTTACATCAG TGGTTGGAGACAAGACCTAACAGACAGGTGTGTCCAGTTTGCAAAGCTGGCATCAGCCGCGACAAGGTGATCCCCCTCTACGGCAGGGGCAGCACTGGGCAGCAGGACCCCAG AGAGAAGACTCCTCCCCGTCCTCAAGGACAGAGGCCAGAACCGGAGAACAGAGGG GGATTTCAAGGGTTTGGATTTGGAGATGGTGGCTTCCAGATGTCTTTTGGAATTGGGGCATTTCCCTTTGGCATATTTGCCACAGCATTTAACATAAATGATGGGCGGCCTCCTCCAG CTGTCCCCGGAACGCCCCAGTATGTGGACGAGCAGTTCCTGTCACGCCTGTTCCTGTTTGTGGCCCTGGTGATCATGTTCTGGCTATTGATTGCCTAA